A window from Marinagarivorans cellulosilyticus encodes these proteins:
- a CDS encoding carbohydrate-binding protein yields MNDSKIIFKSTSLLLAPAIAACLAMPASAADVIYQAEEQTWSQAVFETTNAGYTGTGYVNTNNVAGSYVEFTVEVPSDGNYSLASHYANGTGSNRPIDLSINGEFKLPQLSSTPTGSWATWNTESFSVNLLAGSNTIRMIGAGNSGAPNIDALTVTIDPLVHGVAYQAENQSFYNAVVENEHTGYTGTGYVNGSNDEHTYIEFTVSVPNDGTYNAAFRFANGGSAARPTDLAVNGEFKIYGPSFSTTGGWTSWATEATTFNLTAGENTITLIGNSPDGPPNLDSLTISPQ; encoded by the coding sequence ATGAACGACTCTAAAATAATATTTAAAAGTACATCGTTATTGTTGGCTCCAGCAATAGCGGCTTGCTTGGCTATGCCGGCTAGTGCTGCTGATGTGATTTATCAAGCGGAAGAGCAAACTTGGTCGCAAGCGGTTTTTGAAACCACCAATGCGGGCTACACTGGTACAGGTTATGTGAATACTAATAACGTAGCAGGTAGTTATGTTGAATTCACTGTAGAGGTGCCTAGTGATGGCAATTATTCATTGGCATCGCATTATGCTAATGGTACTGGTAGCAATCGGCCTATAGATTTGTCTATAAATGGTGAATTTAAATTGCCGCAGTTGTCATCTACTCCAACAGGGTCTTGGGCGACATGGAATACCGAAAGCTTTAGTGTGAATTTATTGGCTGGCAGTAATACCATTCGTATGATTGGTGCTGGAAATTCAGGTGCACCAAATATTGATGCATTAACAGTGACTATAGACCCGTTAGTGCACGGGGTAGCTTATCAAGCCGAAAATCAAAGTTTTTATAATGCGGTTGTAGAAAACGAGCATACTGGTTATACGGGAACAGGGTATGTGAATGGCAGTAATGACGAGCATACATACATAGAATTTACTGTTTCGGTGCCAAACGATGGTACTTACAATGCAGCATTCCGTTTTGCTAACGGTGGCTCTGCGGCTCGCCCTACGGATTTAGCGGTTAATGGTGAGTTTAAAATATATGGCCCCAGTTTTTCGACGACAGGCGGCTGGACTTCATGGGCAACAGAAGCCACAACCTTTAATTTAACGGCAGGAGAAAATACCATTACCCTTATTGGTAATAGCCCAGACGGCCCGCCTAATTTGGATTCGTTAACAATATCACCTCAATAG
- a CDS encoding SGNH/GDSL hydrolase family protein translates to MTTIEEGDRAFCEFSGVIESDHQGYEGPGYANGVNSAGVKLTWAITLERAGNYPIAIRYANGSAEPRPARLAAGEQTAALDFSSTTAWAEWQSEQASLFLSAGVNIITLEALEAAGLANIDSISITGAQTVAAGMCPKLPPITVWIAGDSTVANGRTPCPVGWGKTIGEYFNDKVTVQNYAVGGRSVRTWLYDVSDQMASNGECRIATNNDGSPVLQNRWVTTLSQMQAGDYLLIQFGINDGSRTCPRHVGGNAFKEEYLYMANEAIKRGAHPVFITPAPAVRCSGSTAVASRGFITETFSAAQELNIPVLDLHKLGTDLYNQLAFCPVAGGGVSANTGGAVGNFFCDDHTHFDTPGAVQISELIANELRAQGVALADYIEDAR, encoded by the coding sequence GTGACTACCATTGAAGAAGGCGATCGCGCATTTTGTGAATTTAGTGGTGTGATTGAATCGGATCACCAAGGTTATGAAGGGCCTGGTTATGCCAACGGTGTAAATTCGGCGGGTGTAAAACTGACATGGGCCATAACACTGGAGCGCGCGGGTAATTATCCCATTGCGATACGCTACGCGAATGGCAGTGCCGAGCCAAGGCCAGCGCGCCTTGCTGCCGGTGAACAAACAGCGGCTTTAGATTTTTCTTCGACCACGGCTTGGGCCGAATGGCAAAGTGAACAGGCAAGCCTTTTTCTCTCTGCGGGAGTAAATATTATTACCCTAGAGGCTTTGGAAGCTGCAGGGCTGGCCAATATCGATTCGATCAGTATTACCGGTGCGCAAACGGTCGCTGCAGGTATGTGTCCTAAACTCCCACCGATAACCGTATGGATTGCTGGCGATTCAACCGTAGCCAATGGTCGCACGCCTTGCCCGGTAGGATGGGGGAAAACCATTGGCGAGTATTTTAATGACAAAGTGACAGTGCAAAATTATGCCGTTGGTGGGCGTAGCGTGCGCACCTGGCTTTATGATGTTTCTGATCAAATGGCCAGTAATGGTGAGTGTCGAATAGCGACAAATAACGATGGCTCTCCGGTATTACAAAACCGTTGGGTGACTACGTTATCGCAAATGCAGGCTGGTGATTATTTATTGATTCAGTTTGGTATTAACGATGGCTCGCGTACTTGCCCAAGGCATGTTGGCGGTAATGCTTTTAAAGAAGAATATTTGTATATGGCTAACGAGGCCATTAAACGCGGCGCGCATCCCGTATTTATTACACCGGCACCAGCGGTGAGGTGCAGCGGCAGTACCGCTGTGGCTAGCAGAGGTTTTATAACAGAAACATTTTCTGCCGCGCAAGAGCTGAATATACCGGTTTTAGATTTACATAAACTAGGCACCGATTTATATAACCAACTGGCATTTTGCCCAGTAGCCGGAGGAGGTGTTTCGGCCAATACGGGGGGCGCCGTGGGTAATTTTTTCTGCGACGATCATACCCATTTTGATACGCCCGGCGCGGTACAAATTAGTGAATTAATCGCAAACGAATTACGTGCGCAAGGTGTAGCTCTAGCCGATTATATTGAGGATGCTCGATAA
- a CDS encoding glycoside hydrolase, whose protein sequence is MMKQYTGLHYFFAENIGKVISGLSLVALLAACDGGSSAVSSQVIVNDSSSSVEGASSFSATSDYSSSSMAYLASSSASSVTVEEPVVAEDILPLVAPGFGGNLTSQQAADVTFTIDVTSTEQKIESFGASDAWSIQHVGLWQSAPDIAKLLFSTELDDANNPAGIGLSLWRFNIGAGSASQNNISDTWRRSETFLNANGSYDWSKQQGQQQFMQLAKSHGVEHYVAFSNSPPISLTRNGNAFGEGGGTSNLPANNVDRFSQFLVDVWKYFANPEGPNIAFDYISPVNEPQWNWAQSNGQEGNPYTNSEIANLVKSLDSAITAQGINTQIEIPEAAQLNFFYENRDQRGNQLAEFFDNGSVNRVNNLNSVANKIAGHSYFTTWPVSTLISTRQAIANNLRRYPGTRFWMSEYCVLEDNPEVAGSRDVKRIEPALYTARVIHHDLTLANATSWQWWLAVSAYNYNDGLVYVSKNENEGYQTSKTLWALGQYSRFIRPGMNRVALLRDDQLSYEQQAQSLMASAYHDAESGRVVLVFVNYSEQNQNVAMQLLNSDYAVSEWVPYVTSANDDLTAYEIVDGSSTVNIPARSIVTLVSGNTTLPAEPYTLQYFVNAGNITSAEHPAGLLNSIADQAFNRDADSGLAWGYENTATWEQDEGGDVWRTLRTDEQDQAGQGLKYRFELLQKGSYKVLLGFYDPWDNVNRLQDILINGQLIEQNFVINGQAVLSQVLDNVEGEITVDVLRSAANTGIDDDPLLSWVRILKRD, encoded by the coding sequence ATGATGAAGCAATACACAGGTTTGCATTATTTTTTCGCTGAAAATATCGGTAAGGTAATTTCAGGCCTCAGTTTAGTTGCGTTGCTTGCGGCTTGTGACGGAGGCTCCAGTGCGGTATCTAGCCAGGTTATTGTCAATGACAGTAGCTCTTCTGTAGAGGGGGCATCTTCATTCAGTGCGACTAGTGATTATTCCTCCAGTAGTATGGCTTATTTGGCCTCATCCAGTGCTTCATCCGTAACGGTTGAAGAACCTGTTGTGGCGGAAGATATCTTGCCACTTGTGGCGCCGGGTTTTGGCGGTAACCTCACTAGCCAGCAAGCAGCGGATGTGACCTTTACCATTGATGTAACATCAACTGAGCAAAAAATAGAAAGTTTTGGGGCATCGGATGCTTGGAGTATTCAGCATGTAGGGTTGTGGCAAAGCGCCCCGGATATTGCCAAGTTGTTATTTTCTACGGAGCTGGATGATGCGAATAATCCAGCGGGTATTGGTTTATCGCTATGGCGATTTAATATCGGCGCCGGTAGCGCAAGCCAGAATAATATTAGCGATACCTGGCGACGATCCGAAACATTTTTAAACGCAAATGGCAGTTATGATTGGAGTAAGCAGCAAGGGCAGCAGCAGTTTATGCAGTTGGCAAAGTCGCATGGCGTAGAACATTACGTGGCTTTTTCCAATAGCCCGCCAATATCCCTAACACGCAATGGCAATGCTTTTGGCGAAGGGGGAGGCACCAGTAATTTACCGGCAAATAATGTAGACCGTTTTTCGCAATTTTTAGTGGATGTCTGGAAATACTTCGCCAACCCCGAGGGCCCCAATATTGCTTTCGATTACATTAGCCCCGTTAACGAACCCCAGTGGAATTGGGCGCAAAGTAATGGCCAGGAAGGTAACCCCTATACCAATAGCGAAATTGCAAACCTGGTGAAATCGCTGGATTCAGCAATTACTGCACAGGGCATTAATACGCAAATCGAAATTCCCGAAGCGGCCCAGCTTAATTTCTTTTATGAAAACCGAGACCAGCGCGGCAACCAGTTGGCAGAGTTTTTTGATAATGGCAGTGTTAATCGCGTAAATAACCTGAATAGTGTGGCCAATAAAATTGCAGGCCATAGTTACTTTACCACTTGGCCGGTAAGCACTTTAATTTCGACGCGCCAAGCAATAGCTAATAATTTACGTCGTTACCCGGGTACCCGATTTTGGATGTCGGAATATTGCGTTTTAGAGGATAACCCAGAAGTTGCGGGCAGCCGAGATGTTAAACGCATAGAGCCTGCGCTTTATACCGCAAGGGTCATTCATCACGACTTAACACTGGCCAATGCAACCTCGTGGCAATGGTGGCTGGCGGTGTCTGCTTATAATTATAACGATGGCTTGGTGTATGTCAGTAAAAATGAAAACGAAGGTTATCAAACCAGCAAAACCCTTTGGGCACTCGGTCAATATAGTCGTTTTATTCGCCCAGGTATGAATCGCGTAGCGTTGTTACGGGACGATCAATTATCGTATGAGCAGCAGGCTCAGTCGCTAATGGCATCTGCTTATCACGATGCGGAATCTGGCCGTGTTGTGTTGGTATTCGTAAATTATAGCGAGCAAAACCAAAACGTGGCGATGCAATTGTTAAATAGCGATTATGCCGTTTCCGAGTGGGTTCCCTATGTAACCTCGGCTAACGATGACCTGACCGCCTATGAGATAGTCGATGGCAGCAGCACCGTGAATATTCCCGCGCGCAGCATTGTTACTTTGGTTTCTGGCAATACAACATTACCGGCAGAACCCTATACATTGCAGTATTTTGTGAATGCGGGAAATATTACCAGCGCAGAACATCCGGCTGGCCTGCTTAACTCCATAGCTGATCAAGCATTTAATCGGGATGCAGACAGTGGCTTAGCTTGGGGGTATGAGAACACAGCGACTTGGGAGCAAGACGAAGGTGGCGATGTATGGCGCACTTTACGGACAGACGAGCAAGATCAAGCTGGGCAAGGTTTAAAATACCGCTTTGAATTGCTCCAAAAAGGCAGCTATAAAGTTTTACTCGGTTTTTATGACCCTTGGGATAACGTCAACCGGTTACAGGATATTCTAATCAACGGGCAATTAATCGAGCAAAACTTTGTGATTAATGGGCAGGCCGTACTTAGCCAAGTTTTGGATAATGTAGAGGGCGAAATTACCGTCGACGTGCTTCGCAGCGCCGCCAATACTGGTATAGATGATGATCCGTTATTAAGTTGGGTACGAATTTTAAAGCGGGATTAA
- a CDS encoding RICIN domain-containing protein, with amino-acid sequence MKMLSAQACQLLTRLAYCGALTATISACTGETESPSSAAVSSSSTLASSSALAAASSVPSASLASSAMSISNTFSSVSSISSSSSVPRSSAASVVDAKLERGVYTLASRLSGKLLEVANASNADGANVIQWPDLGGPNQRWIIREVIEGYYSIVSVQSGKALEIFEQSTANAANVVQYDYWQGDSQLWRILDLGDGAVQLVNRLSEKALTVAASADDGANIEQNTPTGAANQIWQLNFLGAVDGPVEDKSETNGAENHWEMTGDTFTHDPTLYLEDGTWYQYFTADWIGSKTSNDGRNWRDTGRILPGEFSWWRNYVPDWEPANVWAPEIDRYGDRVWMWYSVSTFGSRVSAIGLLSATSAAAGDWRDEGLAISSNNSNNFNAIDADLAVDEYGDPWMTFGSWNSGIKLTRLDPLSMKPVGQLYSIASKDGGIEAPDVVYRQGYYYLFVSLGRCCAGVDSTYHIVYGRSEKITGPYLDKNGNDMLNGGGSLLDGGNDVWIGPGGQDIINTNLIIRHAYPASQNQFAAVLISALNWDNEGWPRY; translated from the coding sequence ATGAAAATGTTGAGTGCGCAGGCATGCCAGTTACTAACGCGATTAGCGTATTGTGGTGCTTTAACCGCAACAATCAGTGCCTGTACCGGCGAAACTGAGAGCCCCAGTAGCGCTGCGGTGTCGAGCAGTAGTACGTTGGCTAGCAGCAGTGCGTTAGCGGCGGCTAGTTCTGTGCCTAGCGCTTCCTTAGCCAGCAGCGCCATGTCTATTAGCAATACTTTTAGTAGTGTTTCGAGTATTTCTTCATCATCAAGCGTGCCGCGCTCGAGTGCCGCTAGCGTGGTGGACGCTAAGCTTGAGCGCGGTGTGTACACACTGGCATCGCGCTTAAGCGGTAAATTGTTAGAGGTGGCCAATGCGTCGAATGCCGATGGCGCGAATGTGATTCAGTGGCCTGACTTGGGCGGCCCAAACCAGCGCTGGATTATTCGCGAGGTGATCGAAGGTTATTATTCGATCGTGAGCGTTCAAAGCGGTAAGGCGTTAGAGATTTTTGAGCAGAGCACCGCCAATGCTGCCAATGTGGTGCAGTACGACTACTGGCAGGGGGATTCGCAGCTTTGGCGTATTTTGGATTTAGGTGATGGCGCGGTACAGCTGGTTAACCGTTTGAGTGAAAAAGCACTAACTGTGGCCGCCAGTGCGGATGATGGCGCCAATATTGAACAAAACACCCCGACTGGCGCGGCCAACCAAATTTGGCAGTTAAACTTTTTAGGGGCTGTCGATGGCCCCGTAGAGGATAAATCGGAAACTAACGGGGCAGAAAACCACTGGGAGATGACGGGCGATACCTTTACCCACGACCCCACTTTGTATTTAGAAGATGGCACTTGGTACCAGTATTTTACCGCCGACTGGATCGGTTCAAAAACATCAAACGATGGCCGAAATTGGCGCGATACCGGCCGTATTCTGCCCGGTGAATTTTCGTGGTGGCGCAATTACGTACCCGATTGGGAGCCTGCCAATGTGTGGGCGCCAGAAATTGACCGTTACGGTGACCGCGTGTGGATGTGGTATTCAGTGTCCACTTTTGGTTCGCGGGTATCTGCCATTGGATTGCTGTCGGCGACTAGTGCGGCAGCGGGGGATTGGCGCGATGAAGGCTTGGCTATTAGCTCCAACAATTCGAATAATTTCAACGCTATTGATGCCGACTTAGCCGTGGATGAATATGGCGACCCTTGGATGACGTTTGGTTCTTGGAACTCGGGCATTAAACTGACCCGCCTTGATCCACTTTCGATGAAGCCGGTGGGCCAACTTTATTCCATTGCCAGTAAAGATGGCGGTATCGAAGCGCCTGATGTGGTTTACCGGCAGGGCTATTATTATTTATTTGTTTCGCTTGGCCGCTGTTGCGCCGGCGTAGATAGCACCTACCATATTGTTTACGGCCGCTCGGAAAAAATTACCGGCCCGTATCTGGATAAAAATGGCAACGATATGTTAAATGGCGGTGGCTCACTGCTTGATGGCGGCAATGATGTTTGGATCGGCCCCGGCGGGCAAGATATTATTAATACCAACCTTATTATCCGCCACGCTTACCCTGCCTCTCAAAACCAATTTGCTGCGGTGTTGATTAGTGCCTTAAATTGGGATAATGAGGGCTGGCCTAGGTATTAG
- a CDS encoding CotH kinase family protein: MALLGIIKSCKEVTIRPYRNALLLIMVTLGLVACGGTDIDSDADMAQPEPMEEDLFQQDKVLNIELSFPDGDWDSLRRESNLGRIDGGFGPVDPCFEYSEFYGAASIDGHLLENVNITKKGTFGSVDSNRPSLKINLEKGEGNDGRKLFGEKRFTLNNNKQDASTIKQCLAYHIFNLAGIHAPRCNFANVSVEGQSLGVYSHVEAIKKPFLKRTFGNKSGNLYEIQRDGAFIESRIEYIEAKTNEDETDRAELVAVVNAMNANDDNLWAEMAKVINMDYLITFVAIEALVGHTDGFTGYQNNVYFYHNPDDNLLYFIPWGADQTFRKQYIVTSNDNTPASILLGNSLIQRLWQSAEFRANYDLRLLEILDTVWDESGLIAMANTLAGIVNADEREVDKVRNFILERRSLVESELDGASDREGEWTLLPPTVQEPMSCSTPEPELVLAI, encoded by the coding sequence ATGGCGCTATTAGGAATTATAAAAAGTTGTAAAGAGGTAACAATACGACCTTATCGCAATGCATTGCTGTTGATCATGGTAACGTTGGGCTTGGTGGCTTGTGGTGGCACTGATATTGATTCCGATGCCGATATGGCACAACCTGAACCAATGGAAGAAGATTTATTTCAGCAAGATAAAGTGCTAAATATAGAGCTGTCTTTTCCTGATGGCGATTGGGACAGTTTGCGGCGCGAGAGTAATTTGGGGCGTATTGATGGCGGTTTTGGTCCTGTCGACCCCTGTTTTGAATACAGTGAATTTTATGGTGCGGCGTCTATTGATGGGCACCTTCTAGAAAATGTGAATATCACGAAAAAAGGCACCTTTGGCTCTGTTGACTCTAATCGCCCTAGTCTAAAAATTAACCTTGAAAAAGGTGAAGGCAACGATGGACGCAAGCTATTTGGTGAAAAACGCTTTACGCTGAATAACAATAAACAAGACGCATCTACGATTAAACAGTGTTTGGCATACCACATATTTAACCTTGCGGGCATACATGCACCACGTTGCAATTTTGCAAACGTATCTGTCGAGGGGCAAAGCCTTGGTGTTTATTCCCATGTAGAGGCCATTAAAAAGCCATTTTTAAAGCGTACTTTTGGCAATAAATCTGGCAACTTATACGAAATTCAGCGCGATGGCGCTTTTATTGAATCGCGCATTGAATATATTGAAGCTAAAACTAATGAAGATGAAACCGACCGCGCAGAATTAGTTGCGGTGGTGAATGCTATGAATGCCAACGATGATAACTTATGGGCAGAAATGGCCAAAGTGATTAATATGGATTACCTCATCACATTCGTCGCTATTGAGGCGCTTGTTGGCCACACAGATGGTTTTACTGGTTACCAGAATAATGTTTACTTCTATCACAACCCTGACGATAACCTGTTGTATTTTATCCCTTGGGGGGCTGATCAAACGTTTAGAAAGCAATATATTGTTACTAGTAACGATAATACGCCAGCTTCAATTCTTTTGGGTAATTCGTTAATTCAGCGCTTGTGGCAATCTGCAGAGTTTCGTGCAAATTACGACCTTCGGTTATTAGAAATTTTAGATACCGTATGGGATGAAAGTGGGTTGATTGCTATGGCTAATACCTTAGCGGGTATTGTAAACGCCGATGAACGTGAAGTTGATAAAGTTCGCAATTTTATATTGGAACGTAGGTCCCTTGTTGAAAGCGAATTAGATGGTGCTTCAGATCGAGAGGGCGAGTGGACATTATTGCCACCGACAGTACAAGAGCCAATGTCTTGCAGCACCCCAGAGCCTGAACTTGTTTTAGCTATTTAA
- a CDS encoding DUF6055 domain-containing protein, translating to MTKNSLLVRVAFCLSPFFILTACVGGKVTESTSSSTVSSTQSSSLPSSSAASSSAAQACDAGSTETQWADSCPTISTNDCIGGTWQVTPEGSDGQTLRYESEHFAFYWQDGTDIDIAGAQGAANTLEMIWDKYFNSSINFPEPYCQSELKYKTTIHFDNDFPLWGGAWDYQGTSIPGMWVGPSAAKDQWGLAHEFMHGVQSLTPAFADCNSPGGGDCWIYESHANWMPHQIFKDEVHCSEMLANSAHLHYGNTRNRYCNWQLFEYIKDKHCPSTVNAMWTSQAPAGQRDPFQKLMFNQGWNIEQLNDLFGDWALHNVTWDYRDPNGADQGAIYRRNYGPITANNTAYSQRRLRLTQLEALDNNWQSSRRFSSPYYWAPQRWGYNVTRLYPEDGAQTVTVDFRGVEQDGANSGWRWGLVATDSNLENPRYSELQSASKGELTFCLTGSEHVFLVVLAAPTQYQKITWQQPADGTPYPSIYRYPYMVEINGAWPQGFVNGELSPCPQGTARHSNGGGCAPSATPASVYVGPYAKILGGRVAGNARIEDHATIINGEVSDNAIVGALTVLGVEPNPHHGAASFNVIDNASVYSTFYPMGWFGANLTASGSAVYKGDLEVYSSKNNRLFYGLVDDNNQGVTNQPEVTTEPPYFWY from the coding sequence ATGACTAAGAATTCATTGCTAGTACGTGTTGCTTTTTGCCTTAGTCCATTTTTTATTCTTACGGCCTGTGTTGGCGGAAAAGTTACAGAGTCCACATCGTCGTCGACGGTAAGTTCTACACAGTCTTCGTCACTGCCATCATCGTCTGCGGCATCGTCCAGTGCTGCACAAGCCTGTGATGCTGGCAGTACAGAAACCCAGTGGGCAGATAGCTGCCCCACAATATCTACAAACGATTGCATCGGCGGCACTTGGCAGGTAACCCCTGAGGGGAGTGATGGCCAAACATTGCGCTATGAAAGCGAGCATTTCGCTTTTTATTGGCAAGACGGTACCGATATAGATATTGCTGGGGCGCAAGGTGCGGCTAATACATTGGAAATGATTTGGGATAAATACTTTAATTCGTCGATTAATTTCCCAGAACCCTACTGTCAGTCGGAACTAAAATATAAAACCACAATTCATTTTGATAACGATTTTCCGCTGTGGGGCGGTGCTTGGGATTACCAAGGTACTAGTATTCCCGGTATGTGGGTTGGCCCCAGCGCAGCCAAAGATCAATGGGGTTTAGCGCATGAATTTATGCATGGCGTGCAATCCTTAACGCCAGCTTTTGCCGACTGTAATAGCCCTGGTGGTGGCGATTGTTGGATTTACGAAAGCCATGCCAATTGGATGCCGCATCAAATTTTTAAAGATGAAGTGCATTGTTCTGAGATGCTAGCAAATAGCGCGCATTTACATTATGGCAATACCCGTAACCGTTACTGCAATTGGCAATTGTTTGAATACATTAAAGATAAACATTGCCCAAGTACTGTAAATGCCATGTGGACAAGCCAGGCACCCGCAGGTCAGCGCGACCCCTTTCAAAAATTAATGTTTAACCAGGGTTGGAATATTGAACAACTAAACGACTTGTTTGGTGACTGGGCGTTGCACAATGTGACTTGGGATTATCGCGACCCCAATGGTGCCGATCAGGGGGCGATTTATCGCCGCAATTATGGCCCAATCACAGCTAACAATACGGCCTATAGCCAGCGCCGTTTACGTTTAACACAACTTGAGGCATTGGATAATAATTGGCAAAGCAGTCGCCGATTTAGTTCGCCGTATTATTGGGCTCCGCAACGCTGGGGCTACAATGTTACCCGTTTGTATCCAGAAGACGGCGCGCAAACTGTTACCGTTGATTTTCGAGGCGTCGAGCAAGATGGTGCTAATTCTGGCTGGCGCTGGGGTTTAGTGGCAACAGATTCTAACCTAGAAAATCCTCGTTATAGTGAACTGCAAAGCGCGAGTAAGGGTGAGTTAACTTTTTGTTTAACTGGCAGTGAGCATGTGTTTTTAGTGGTGTTGGCCGCGCCAACACAGTATCAAAAAATTACGTGGCAACAGCCGGCTGACGGCACACCTTACCCAAGTATTTACCGTTACCCTTATATGGTTGAAATTAATGGCGCGTGGCCTCAAGGTTTTGTGAATGGGGAATTATCGCCTTGCCCACAAGGAACCGCTCGGCATTCTAATGGCGGTGGTTGCGCGCCGTCGGCTACTCCTGCTTCGGTGTATGTTGGGCCTTATGCAAAAATTTTGGGTGGCCGTGTGGCTGGCAATGCCCGCATAGAAGATCATGCGACCATTATTAATGGCGAGGTTAGCGATAATGCGATTGTGGGGGCGTTAACCGTTTTAGGTGTCGAGCCTAATCCACATCACGGTGCAGCGAGTTTCAATGTTATTGATAATGCTAGTGTATATTCTACGTTTTACCCTATGGGCTGGTTCGGCGCCAACTTAACGGCTTCTGGTAGTGCTGTGTATAAAGGTGATTTAGAGGTCTACTCGAGTAAAAATAATCGTTTGTTTTATGGCTTAGTTGATGACAATAATCAAGGCGTTACTAACCAGCCAGAGGTGACGACTGAGCCGCCTTACTTTTGGTATTAG
- a CDS encoding glycoside hydrolase family 5 protein yields the protein MLWLCSNAYAGFSIKGTQLLDANGEPFIMRGVNHGHAWFPLNLSAIEDIANAGANTVRVVLSSGAQWARNS from the coding sequence TTGTTATGGCTATGTAGTAATGCCTATGCCGGCTTTTCTATTAAGGGTACTCAATTATTAGATGCTAATGGTGAGCCTTTTATTATGCGCGGTGTTAACCATGGCCACGCGTGGTTTCCTCTGAACTTATCGGCGATTGAGGATATTGCAAATGCGGGCGCTAATACGGTACGCGTGGTTTTATCCAGCGGAGCCCAATGGGCGCGCAATTCCTAA